A segment of the Terriglobales bacterium genome:
TGGTGGCGGTCAACGCCTTCTTCGTGGCGGCGGAGTTCGCCCTGGTGAGCGTGCGCGACACCCGGATCGAGCAGCTCATCCGCCAGCGGCGCCTGGGAGCGCGCACCGTCAAGAGCCTGCACGAGCGGCTCGACGAGGTGCTGAACGGGGTGCAGTTCGGCATCACGCTGGCCAGCTTGGCGCTCGGCTGGATCGGCGAGCCCGCGCTGGCCGGGCTCCTCATGCCCCTGTTCGAACGTGTCCCCTACCCCGCGGCATACGCGCACGGGACCGCCATCACCATCGCATTTGCGGTCATCACCTACCTCCACGTCATCCTCGGTGAAGTGGTCCCCAAGTCGGTGGCACTGCAGCGCGCCGAGCGCGTGGCGCTGGCCGTTGCCGGGCCCATGGATGTCTTCATGAAGCTGGCGAAGCCCTTCCTGTGGGTGATGAGCCGGTCGGCCCGGGTGGTGCTGCGCGTCTTCGGGTCCCGCGAGCTGCGCGAGGGCGGCGTGCACTCGCCCGACGAGCTGAAGCTCATCGTCACCGCCAGCCGGCGCGTCGGCATGCTCCCCGAGTTGCAGGAAGACATGATCCACCGCGCGCTCGACCTGGAGAACATCACCGTGCGGCAGATCATGGTGCCGCGGCCCGACATCTTCTCCCTGCCGGCGGACATGCCGCTCGAAGAAGCCATGGCGCGCGTCGTCGAAGAGCAGCACTCGCGCGTGCCGGTCTACGACCCCCAGCGCGGGCCCGAGCACATCGTCGGCGTCCTCTATTCCAAGGACGTCTCCCGGCTCATGCACATCAAGCTCACCAAGGGGCAGTTGCAGGCCGCCGTCGCTTCGAGCCTGCGCGTGCGCCACATCATGCGCGACGTCCTCTTCGTGCCCGAGACCAAGCCCGTGAGCGACCTCCTGCTCGAGTTCAAGCAGAAGCGCCGCCACCTCGCGGTCGTGGTCGACGAGTTCGGCTCGACCGCCGGCGTGGTGACGGTCGAAGACGCGCTCGAGCAGATCGTGGGCGAGATCGAGGACGAGTTCGACGTCGCGGAGCAGCCGGTGCTGCCGGTCGGCGCCTCCGCCGTGGTGCTCGACGGCGCGGAGAACGTGCGCGACCTCGAGACCCAGCACCACCTGCGCCTGCCGCGCGACGAAGGCTTCGAGACCCTCGCCGGCTTCGTCCTCGCGCAGCTCCAGCGCATCCCCAAGATCGGCGACAGCTTCGTCTTCGACGGCCGCCGCTACACCGTGCTCCAGATGGACGACCGCCGCGTCTCCAAGGTCAAGGTCGAGCTCGAGCCGCAGCCCCTGGCCACCGCGGGCGACGACTAGCAATCAGCGATTAGCGATTAGCAATTAGCGATTTGCGTGATAGAAGTTCAGGTGCATGCTGCGCTACGTCGCCATCCGACTCGCCTACATGATCCCGGTCGTCTGGCTCGTCGTCTCGGTCGTCTTCCTGCTCATCCACATCGTGCCCGGCGACCCCATCCAGCAGATGCTGGGCGAGAACGCCGCCGCCGCCGACATCGAAGCCACGCGCCACGCCTACGGCCTCGACCAGCCCCTCGGCCGGCAGTACCTCCATTACTGGAAGGGCGTGCTGCGCGGCGACCTCGGCCAGTCCATCCGCTACAACAAGAACGTCGGCGAGCTCATCCGCGACCGCTATCCCGCCACGCTGAAGCTCACGCTCGGCGCGCTCGTCGTCGCGCTGCTGCTCGCCATCCCCGCGGGCGTGCGCTCGGCGCGCCGCCGGAACCGCTGGGACGACCGTGCGCTCAGCTTCGTCTCGCTTCTCGGGCTCTCCTTCCCGAACTTTGCCCTCGGCCCCATCCTCATCCTGTTCTTCGCCGTCTACCTGGGCTGGCTGCCGGTCTCGGGCGCGGGGGACTGGCGGCATCTCGTGCTGCCGGCCGTCACCATGGGCGGCGCGCTCGCCGCCATCCTCACCCGCATGGTGCGCACCTCGATGCTCGAAGAGCTGGGGCAGGACTACATCCGCACCGCCCGCGCCAAGGGGCTGCCCGAGCGCACGGTGGTGTACAAGCATGCGCTCCGTAACGCGCTCATCCCGGTGCTCACGGTCGTCGGATTGCAGTTCGGCGCGCTCCTCGCCGGCGCCATCGTCACCGAGACCATCTTTGCCTGGCCCGGCATCGGGCGCCTCACCATCTCCGCTATCTCGAACCGCGACTACTACCTGGTCCAGGGCTGCATCCTCGCCATCGGCCTCACTTACGTTGCCGTCAACTTCCTCACCGACCTCATGTACTCGGCGGTGAACCCCAGGATCCGCCAATGAAAGGCCGCCTCGCCCATGAGTGACGGCCTCCTCATCCGCCTGCTGGCGTGGATCGAGGGCTGGGGTGTGTGGCTCTCGTGGCTGGCGTGGGCCACGGTGTTCTTCGGCGCGCTGGCGATGCTGCGTGCCACGCGCGGCGTCCGCGGCCGGCGCATCTGGACGTGGGCGTTCGTCGTGACTGCGCTCGCGATAGTCGCGCATCTGGCCGACTACTGGATCACGCTCCGGCGCAGCCCTGACCTCGCGCTCGAGCTCAATCCGCTGTGGCGGAACATCGTGACGCGCTATGGACTGGGTTGGGCGAAGTGGTACGGGCTCACCGGCAAGCTGCTGGTGTCGGTCCTGGCGGGGCAGATGACGGCGTTCTATCTCGGGCATCGCGCGCGGCTGTTTCCGCGGGAGTCCGGCGCCGGGCTGCCGGGCTTTCTGCGCCACATGGGAGAGCGCTCCGCGCACTGGCGCGAGCGCGCGGCGGCGCTCTTCACCATCTTCGCGTTCTTCTTCGCCGGGCTCACCTTCTTCTACTTCTACATCGCCTACCAGAACTCCATCACCGATCCGAAGACGCTCGATCTGCTGCCGCCCACCGCGGTCGCGGTGCTGGCGTACGTCGTGCTGCTCGTCGGCGCGTTTGTCCTGATGACATATCGAGCCTACCGGAAGTGGCCAGTGGCCGGTGGTCCGTGGCCGGCGGAACCTGGACCGGCCAACGCGCGCGGAGCGGGCCAATGAGCGCCGCCGGCGTAGCGCTGAGCGCGCCGCCGCTGCAGCGGCGTAATCCCCTCGCCGTCGCCGGCTTCGTGATGATCTGTGTCTTCACGCTGCTGGCGCTGTTCGGCCCGTGGCTCGCGCCGCAGGACCCCGCGTACATCGACCTGCCGTCGCGCTTGCAGCCGCCCTCGGCCGCGCACTGGTTCGGCACCGACGAGCTCGGCCGCGACATCCTCTCGCGCGTCATCTTCGGCGCGCGCATCTCCATGCTGGTCGGCGCCAGCGTGGTCGCGTTCTCCCTCGGCCTCGGCCTCGTCATCGGCTCCATCGCCGGCTACTACGGCGGCAAGACCGACCGCTTCGTCAACGTCATCGTCATGAACGCCTTCCTCTCGTTCCCCGGCATCCTGCTCGCGATCGCCTTCGTCGCCTTTCTCGGACCCGGCATCTTCAAACTCATCCTGGCGCTCTCCATCGGCGGCTGGGTAGGCTACGCGCGCCTGGTGCGCGCCCAGGTGCTCGCCGCCCGCGAAAAGGAGTACGTGGAAGCGGCCCGCGCCCTCGGCGCCGGCGACCTCCGCATCGTGACGCGCCACATCTGGCCCAACATCATCCAGCCGGTCATCGTGCAGGCCGCCATCGGGATGGCGGGCGCCGTGCTGGCCGAGGCCACCATGAGCTTCCTCGGCCTTGGAGTCCCGCCGCCCACCGCGAGCTGGGGCTCCATGCTCAACGACGGCCGCTCGCACCTGTTCGACGCCCCGCACCTGGTCGTCTTTCCGGCGCTCGCCGTGATGCTGGCCGTGCTCAGCTTCAACTTCATCGGCGACGCCCTCCGCGACTACCTCGACCCGCGCAGCCGGATCGAAGCGGGGTTGTGACGCGCTTCATTCTGGAACCCGGAACCGCCCTCGGTTGTCTACAGGGATGACGGAGGCTGCATCTAATCCTGTACCGATGCTCCGGAAACTTATCGTTCTCGCCTGCCTGTGCGCGCCCGCGGCGTGGGCGCAGCGCCCCGATCCCCAGGCCGCGCGCCAGATGCTGGACCTCGTCAACGCCGAGCGCGAGCGCCGCGGGGCCCCCGCGCTCGCTTGGGACGACAAGGCGGCCGAGGCCGCCATGCGCCACGCTGAGCAGATGGTGAAGCACGCCGACCTCTCGCACCAGTTCTCGGGCGAGCCCAGCCTGCGCGACCGCCTCTCGGCCACCGGCCTCAAGTTCAACGACGACGGCGAGAACATCGCCTACGACAGCGCCATCGAAGACGCGCACGACCGCCTGATGGAGTCCCCCGGCCACCGCGCCAACATCCTCAACCCGCGCTTCGACGCCGCCGGCGTCGCCGTCATCTGGAAGGGCGTGCGCGTCTACGTGGTGGAGAACTTCGTGCGCCGCATCCCCGACCTTCCCGATAGCGAGACCGCCAGCCGCATCGTCGACGCCTACAACCGCGCGCGCAAGGCCGCCGGGATGCGTCCGGTCGCGAGCAAGCACGACCTGCGCGACGCCGCCTGCGACATGGCGAAGAAAGACCATGTCTCGGCCCGCAACATCGGCGACCTCAAGGCCCGCAGCGTCGTGGCCTTCACCACCTTCCAGCCGGAAGAGCTCCCGCAGTCGCTCCAGAGCCGCGTCGCGGAGAACTACAGCCGCGTCTCGGTCGGCGCCTGCTTCGCGCGCACGCCCAGCTATCCCAGCGGCACCAACTGGGTGGTGATGGTCTTCTATCCGTAGTCCGCCGCCCACCGTGCCCGCCGCTATCAATACAATCGCCCTATGGGCGAGGTTCTCGTCGGGACCGCCGGGTGGTCGTACAAGGACTGGGAAGGCGTCGTCTATCCGCCCGGCTTGAAGCGCGAGCAGCATCCGGTCGAGTATCTCGCGCAGTTCGTCGACTGCATCGAGATCAACACTTCGTTCTACGGGCACATGCGGCCGGAAGTCGTGAAACTGTGGTGCCGCAAGGCGGCGTCGGCGAACCGCGCCTTCCGCTTCACCGCAAAACTCCACAAGTCGTTCACACACTCGCCCATCGCGGTCGTGCAGCCGACCTCCGCCGAGACCATCCGCGCCACCGAAGAAGACGAGCGACTCGCCAAGGAAGGGCTCGACGTCCTGGCGGGGGAAGGGAAGCTCGGCGCGCTGCTGGCGCAGTTTCCCGTCTCCTTCAAGAACACCAACGAGAACCGCGACTGGCTGGAGACCGTGATCGGCAAGTTCCACGAGTACCCGCTGGTCATCGAGGTGCGGCACTCGAGCTGGAACAACGAAGGCATCCTGCGCTACTTCGCCGAGAAGGGCGTGGCCTTCTGCAACATCGACCAGCCCAAGCTCGGGCTCTCGCTGCGCCCGACCGAGCACGTCACCGCTCCGGTCGGCTACGTCCGGCTCCACGGCCGCAACTACCGCGAGTGGTTCGAGAGCGGCAACCGCGACGACCGCTACAACTACCTCTACACCAGGGACGAGCTGGAGGGCTGGAAGGAGCGCATCACGCGCATCGCCGAGAAGGCCGAGAAGACCTACGCCGTCACCAATAACCATTTCCGCGGACAGGCCGCGGTCAACGCCATCCAACTCAAGCGCATGCTCGGACAGCCGGCCCGCGCCCC
Coding sequences within it:
- a CDS encoding hemolysin family protein, yielding MLTLALLKVFAVVLLVAVNAFFVAAEFALVSVRDTRIEQLIRQRRLGARTVKSLHERLDEVLNGVQFGITLASLALGWIGEPALAGLLMPLFERVPYPAAYAHGTAITIAFAVITYLHVILGEVVPKSVALQRAERVALAVAGPMDVFMKLAKPFLWVMSRSARVVLRVFGSRELREGGVHSPDELKLIVTASRRVGMLPELQEDMIHRALDLENITVRQIMVPRPDIFSLPADMPLEEAMARVVEEQHSRVPVYDPQRGPEHIVGVLYSKDVSRLMHIKLTKGQLQAAVASSLRVRHIMRDVLFVPETKPVSDLLLEFKQKRRHLAVVVDEFGSTAGVVTVEDALEQIVGEIEDEFDVAEQPVLPVGASAVVLDGAENVRDLETQHHLRLPRDEGFETLAGFVLAQLQRIPKIGDSFVFDGRRYTVLQMDDRRVSKVKVELEPQPLATAGDD
- the nikB gene encoding nickel ABC transporter permease: MLRYVAIRLAYMIPVVWLVVSVVFLLIHIVPGDPIQQMLGENAAAADIEATRHAYGLDQPLGRQYLHYWKGVLRGDLGQSIRYNKNVGELIRDRYPATLKLTLGALVVALLLAIPAGVRSARRRNRWDDRALSFVSLLGLSFPNFALGPILILFFAVYLGWLPVSGAGDWRHLVLPAVTMGGALAAILTRMVRTSMLEELGQDYIRTARAKGLPERTVVYKHALRNALIPVLTVVGLQFGALLAGAIVTETIFAWPGIGRLTISAISNRDYYLVQGCILAIGLTYVAVNFLTDLMYSAVNPRIRQ
- a CDS encoding ABC transporter permease translates to MSAAGVALSAPPLQRRNPLAVAGFVMICVFTLLALFGPWLAPQDPAYIDLPSRLQPPSAAHWFGTDELGRDILSRVIFGARISMLVGASVVAFSLGLGLVIGSIAGYYGGKTDRFVNVIVMNAFLSFPGILLAIAFVAFLGPGIFKLILALSIGGWVGYARLVRAQVLAAREKEYVEAARALGAGDLRIVTRHIWPNIIQPVIVQAAIGMAGAVLAEATMSFLGLGVPPPTASWGSMLNDGRSHLFDAPHLVVFPALAVMLAVLSFNFIGDALRDYLDPRSRIEAGL
- a CDS encoding CAP domain-containing protein, with amino-acid sequence MLRKLIVLACLCAPAAWAQRPDPQAARQMLDLVNAERERRGAPALAWDDKAAEAAMRHAEQMVKHADLSHQFSGEPSLRDRLSATGLKFNDDGENIAYDSAIEDAHDRLMESPGHRANILNPRFDAAGVAVIWKGVRVYVVENFVRRIPDLPDSETASRIVDAYNRARKAAGMRPVASKHDLRDAACDMAKKDHVSARNIGDLKARSVVAFTTFQPEELPQSLQSRVAENYSRVSVGACFARTPSYPSGTNWVVMVFYP
- a CDS encoding DUF72 domain-containing protein; translation: MGEVLVGTAGWSYKDWEGVVYPPGLKREQHPVEYLAQFVDCIEINTSFYGHMRPEVVKLWCRKAASANRAFRFTAKLHKSFTHSPIAVVQPTSAETIRATEEDERLAKEGLDVLAGEGKLGALLAQFPVSFKNTNENRDWLETVIGKFHEYPLVIEVRHSSWNNEGILRYFAEKGVAFCNIDQPKLGLSLRPTEHVTAPVGYVRLHGRNYREWFESGNRDDRYNYLYTRDELEGWKERITRIAEKAEKTYAVTNNHFRGQAAVNAIQLKRMLGQPARAPETLVQEYPELRQYAEVLPS